The following are from one region of the Arcobacter defluvii genome:
- a CDS encoding valine--tRNA ligase has product MSEKYEPSKVEDSFYKIWESRGYFEIDGNKSIQAKNSEGKEKTFAIMMPPPNVTGSLHIGHALTFTLQDIITRYKRMDGFKTLWQPGTDHAGIATQNVVEKQLLAEGTTKEELGREKFLERVWKWKEYSGGTIVHQMRKLGVSPAWSRERFTMDEGLKEAVKEAFVHLYNEGMIVQNNYMVNWCTHDGALSDIEVEHDEVQGKFYHMNYHFADGSGFVTVATTRPETYFGDTAIMVHPNDERYKAIVGKEVILPLTDRKIKVITDEHVDMEFGTGVVKVTPAHDQNDYEVGKRHDLEFITCFDEKGILNDYCGEFAGLERLEARPLIVKKLQDEGFIVKIEEHVHQVGHCYRCKNIVEPYISKQWFVRSEVAKKSIEKTYAGEAKFHPSHWLNSYRAWMDELRDWCISRQLWWGHRIPVFNCEDCGHQWADKADVPEACPHCSSKNFTQDPDVLDTWFSSALWAFSPLGWGNNGKMTNTFNESDLKDFYPNSLLITGFDIMFFWVARMMMMGEHFRGELPFKDIYMHALVRDENGAKMSKSKGNVIDPLDMVEEHSADIIRFTLAYLAVQGRDIKLGAKNLEQFRNFTNKLYNASNFLALNVDTFPDLKDIEIKTPLGLYMQSKLSDAIDEVRGALESYKFNEAASVLYRFVWTEFCDWGIEYSKASKDSIVELGAIFKETLKMVSPFMPFISDYLYHKLSGTTLEEGDSLMIMNFPKDVKKDEKIEEMFAIIEEAITAIRRAKVIIDMGNSKIAKAYIKLDKKIDTAVAKPFIEKLAKVEDIEFVDAKVENSITDVSNNLEVYLPTSEIDMKPIIDKLTKQQEKAQKEFDKLNGMLSNERFVANAPEAVIVENRKALEDVKTRLEKIEAELKSLS; this is encoded by the coding sequence ATGAGCGAAAAATATGAACCATCAAAGGTAGAAGATAGTTTTTATAAGATTTGGGAAAGCAGAGGATATTTTGAAATAGATGGAAATAAATCTATTCAAGCCAAAAATAGTGAAGGTAAGGAAAAAACTTTTGCTATTATGATGCCACCACCAAATGTAACAGGTAGTTTACATATTGGTCATGCATTAACATTTACTTTACAAGATATTATTACAAGATATAAAAGAATGGATGGTTTCAAAACTCTTTGGCAACCAGGAACTGACCATGCGGGAATTGCAACACAAAATGTTGTTGAAAAACAACTTTTAGCAGAAGGTACTACAAAAGAAGAACTAGGACGAGAAAAGTTCTTAGAAAGAGTTTGGAAATGGAAAGAGTATTCAGGTGGTACAATTGTTCATCAAATGAGAAAGTTAGGAGTAAGTCCAGCTTGGTCTAGAGAGCGATTTACTATGGATGAAGGACTTAAAGAAGCTGTTAAAGAGGCTTTTGTTCATCTATACAATGAAGGTATGATAGTTCAAAATAACTATATGGTTAATTGGTGTACACATGATGGTGCATTATCTGATATTGAAGTTGAACATGACGAAGTTCAAGGTAAATTTTATCATATGAATTATCATTTTGCAGATGGTAGCGGATTTGTAACAGTTGCAACAACTAGACCTGAAACATATTTTGGGGATACAGCTATAATGGTTCATCCAAATGATGAAAGATATAAAGCTATAGTTGGAAAAGAAGTAATTTTACCATTAACTGACAGAAAAATCAAAGTAATTACAGATGAACATGTTGATATGGAATTTGGAACAGGTGTTGTAAAAGTTACACCAGCTCATGACCAAAATGACTACGAAGTAGGGAAAAGACATGATTTAGAGTTTATTACTTGTTTTGATGAAAAAGGTATTTTAAATGATTATTGTGGAGAGTTTGCTGGACTTGAAAGATTAGAAGCAAGACCTTTGATAGTAAAAAAACTTCAAGATGAAGGATTTATCGTAAAAATCGAAGAGCATGTTCATCAAGTAGGACATTGTTATAGATGTAAAAATATTGTTGAACCGTATATTTCTAAACAGTGGTTTGTAAGAAGTGAAGTTGCTAAAAAATCAATAGAAAAAACGTATGCTGGTGAAGCAAAATTCCATCCTAGTCATTGGTTAAATTCATATAGAGCTTGGATGGATGAATTAAGAGATTGGTGTATTTCAAGACAATTATGGTGGGGACATAGAATACCTGTATTTAATTGTGAAGATTGTGGTCATCAATGGGCTGATAAAGCGGATGTTCCAGAAGCTTGTCCTCATTGCTCAAGCAAAAATTTCACTCAGGATCCAGATGTATTAGATACTTGGTTTAGTTCTGCACTTTGGGCATTTTCACCACTTGGTTGGGGAAACAATGGAAAAATGACTAATACATTTAATGAAAGTGATTTAAAAGATTTTTATCCAAACTCTTTATTAATTACTGGATTTGATATTATGTTTTTCTGGGTTGCTAGAATGATGATGATGGGTGAACACTTTAGGGGTGAATTGCCATTTAAAGATATTTATATGCATGCACTTGTACGTGATGAAAATGGTGCAAAAATGTCTAAATCAAAAGGAAATGTAATCGACCCACTTGATATGGTAGAAGAGCACAGTGCTGATATCATCAGATTTACTCTTGCGTACTTAGCAGTTCAAGGAAGAGATATAAAACTTGGTGCAAAAAATTTAGAGCAATTTAGAAATTTTACAAATAAACTTTATAATGCATCTAATTTCTTGGCATTAAATGTTGATACATTCCCTGATTTAAAAGATATCGAAATTAAAACACCACTTGGACTTTATATGCAAAGTAAACTAAGTGATGCTATTGATGAAGTAAGAGGTGCATTAGAGTCATATAAATTCAATGAAGCAGCTTCAGTTTTATATAGATTTGTATGGACTGAATTCTGTGACTGGGGAATTGAGTACTCAAAAGCTAGCAAAGATAGTATCGTTGAACTTGGCGCAATTTTTAAAGAAACTTTAAAAATGGTTTCTCCATTTATGCCATTTATTTCTGATTATTTATATCATAAATTAAGTGGAACAACTTTAGAAGAGGGTGATTCACTTATGATTATGAACTTCCCTAAAGATGTAAAAAAAGATGAAAAAATTGAAGAGATGTTTGCAATCATTGAAGAAGCAATCACAGCTATTAGAAGAGCAAAAGTTATTATTGATATGGGTAACTCAAAAATTGCAAAAGCGTATATCAAACTTGATAAAAAAATAGATACAGCAGTTGCTAAACCATTTATTGAAAAACTTGCAAAAGTTGAAGATATAGAGTTTGTAGATGCAAAAGTTGAAAATAGTATAACGGACGTTTCAAATAACTTAGAGGTATATCTTCCAACAAGTGAAATTGATATGAAACCAATCATTGATAAATTAACTAAACAACAAGAAAAAGCTCAAAAAGAGTTTGATAAACTAAATGGTATGTTATCAAATGAAAGATTTGTAGCAAATGCACCTGAAGCAGTTATTGTAGAAAATAGAAAAGCTTTAGAAGATGTAAAAACTAGACTTGAAAAAATTGAAGCTGAGTTAAAATCTTTAAGTTAA
- a CDS encoding YwbE family protein: protein MLDGKKRINIKAGLKVNIVLKEDQRTGKLTTGIVKNILTNSPTHPHGIKVRLQDGQVGRVQEILQ from the coding sequence ATGCTTGACGGTAAAAAAAGAATAAATATAAAAGCAGGTTTAAAAGTAAATATTGTTTTAAAAGAAGACCAAAGAACGGGGAAACTTACAACGGGTATTGTAAAAAATATACTTACAAATTCACCTACTCATCCACATGGAATAAAAGTACGACTTCAAGATGGACAAGTTGGAAGAGTTCAAGAAATATTGCAATAA